A single window of Jaculus jaculus isolate mJacJac1 chromosome 14, mJacJac1.mat.Y.cur, whole genome shotgun sequence DNA harbors:
- the LOC101603644 gene encoding replication protein A 32 kDa subunit-like, whose amino-acid sequence MWNSGFDSYSTSSFGGAGGYKQIPGGFGSPTASQAEKKSRARAQHIVPCTISQLLSATLVDEVFKIGNVEISQVIIVGIIRHAEKVPTNIVYKIDDMTAAPMDVRQWVDTDDASGENTVVPPETYVKVAGHLRSFQNKKSLVAFKIIPLEDMNEFTAHILEVVNAHMMLSKSHSQPSASRASIGNSGMNETGNFGNNFIPANGLTVTQNQVLNLIKACPRPEGLNFQDLRSQLQHMPIATIKQAVDFLSNEGHIYSTVDDDHFKSTYAG is encoded by the coding sequence ATGTGGAATAGCGGATTTGACAGCTATAGCACCTCCAGCTTTGGGGGAGCCGGCGGCTACAAGCAGATCCCAGGGGGCTTCGGATCGCCGACCGCTTCTCAGGCCGAAAAGAAATCGAGAGCCCGAGCCCAGCACATCGTACCCTGTACCATATCTCAGTTGCTTTCTGCTACTCTGGTTGATGAAGTGTTCAAAATTGGAAATGTTGAGATCTCACAGGTCATTATTGTGGGAATAATCAGACATGCTGAGAAGGTTCCTACTAATATTGTTTATAAAATAGATGACATGACAGCTGCACCAATGGATGTTCGCCAGTGGGTTGATACAGATGACGCCAGTGGAGAAAACACTGTGGTTCCTCCAGAAACATATGTGAAAGTGGCTGGACACCTACGGTCTTTCCAGAACAAAAAGAGCCTGGTAGCCTTTAAGATTATTCCCCTGGAAGACATGAATGAGTTCACCGCACATATTCTGGAAGTAGTCAATGCACACATGATGCTGAGCAAATCCCACAGCCAGCCTTCAGCAAGCAGAGCATCTATTGGCAACTCAGGAATGAATGAAACAGGAAACTTTGGGAATAACTTCATACCAGCAAATGGCCTTACTGTGACCCAAAACCAGGTGCTGAATTTGATAAAGGCTTGCCCAAGACCCGAAGGACTGAATTTTCAGGATCTCAGGAGCCAGCTCCAGCACATGCCTATAGCTACAATCAAGCAAGCAGTGGATTTTCTGAGCAACGAGGGTCACATTTATTCTACTGTGGATGATGATCACTTTAAATCCACATATGCGGGGTAA